A region of Necator americanus strain Aroian chromosome I, whole genome shotgun sequence DNA encodes the following proteins:
- a CDS encoding hypothetical protein (NECATOR_CHRI.G1238.T1): MSVKHKNESQCRMTIYLIVDGHLNILSKPENTDEKEKRNSIYVSIVKEFLDEMASRQPDLEIEVYWGNTSCVRSKISSDQIMSSLEDAISKNKGNLHLGHLFDEIRPNMNRDDAVVLLTDGSVFKADITSYPRGLMFSIVVDIGPTDSDQMAELNELSATCNSETQSEGNPKNWVLRYSEYSGVNALVAELMNSLLEPDFTTLYIGNLSASIKLHPSTEKHLPESIEVIGFVRSANMVNIPVDGVQFITPYPHSQRKMSAENRPPENEDSLDFVCTDEQDSEDLLGILGPALIEAESVALVLINEGDYGCITSEKVGDNFCLILNKLPEDLPDFIPNFSTLESGPDEQAGPLHFTTLQGTAPSYNPVVQSWVTEHGFNMDFQKMFRLLRKLPDRPHLFYQEVNRFRKYALAIGMDHVLHEAAKIIREEIVQLNATAQTHGAYVATAFEKENPRSIPEIVQWGA; this comes from the exons ATGTCAgttaaacataaaaatgaatCCCAATGTAGGATGACGATCTATTTGATTGTGGACGGACACCTGAACATCTTGTCTAAGCCGGAGAACACAgacgaaaaggagaaaagaaattctatcTATGTTTCAATTGTCAAGGAATTTCTTGATGAGATGGCAAGCCGGCAACCAGACCTTGAAATTGAAGTT TACTGGGGCAATACTAGTTGTGTCCGGTCGAAGATTTCGAGCGATCAAATTATGTCTTCTCTGGAAGATGCTATTTC aaaaaataaggGGAATCTCCATCTTGGACACCTATTTGACGAAATTCGTCCAAATATGAACCGTGATGATGCAGTGGTACTACTTACTGATGGTTCGGTTTTCAAG GCTGATATTACATCTTATCCGCGTGGTTTGATGTTCTCCATCGTCGTGGATATTGGACCAACTGATTCGGATCAAATGGCTGAACTAAACGAGCTTTCAGCAACTTGCAATAGTGAAACT CAGTCTGAGGGCAACCCAAAAAACTGGGTTTTACGATATTCTGAATACAGTGGTGTGAACGCTTTGGTTGCGGAATTGATGAATAGCCTGTTGGAGCCAGATTTCACCACTTTATACATTGGAAATCTTTCAGCGTCGATAAAG CTTCACCCATCCACCGAAAAACATCTCCCCGAGAGCATAGAAGTAATTGGATTTGTTCGATCAGCTAATATGGTGAATATCCCTGTTGATGGAGTGCAGTTCATCACGCCATATCCTCATTCACAGC gcAAAATGAGTGCTGAGAACCGTCCTCCAGAAAATGAGGATTCATTGGATTTTGTTTGCACCGACGAACAAGATAGCGAGGATCTTCTTGGGATATTAGGTCCTGCACTGATTGAAGCG GAGAGCGTGGCCTTGGTGCTCATCAATGAAGGGGACTACGGATGCATCACTTCTGAGAAAGTAGGAGATAACTTCTGCTTAATATTGAATAAG CTCCCAGAAGACCTGCCGGATTTTATTCCGAATTTTTCAACTCTAGAATCTGGTCCAGACGAGCAAGCAGGACCTTTACATTTCACTACATTACAAGGCACAGCCCCCAGTTATAACCCCGTTG TTCAATCATGGGTTACCGAACATGGGTTCAACATGGACTTCCAAAAAATGTTCAGATTGTTAAGGAAGCTACCTGACAGGCCGCATTTATTCTATCAG GAGGTAAACCGATTCCGTAAGTATGCTTTAGCTATCGGAATGGATCATGTACTGCATGAAGCAGCAAAAATTATTCGGGAGGAGATTGTTCAGCTGAATGCCACAGCCCAAACACATGGCGCATACGTGGCGACAGCATTTGAAAA AGAAAATCCAAGGTCCATCCCGGAAATAGTTCAATGGGGTGCATAA
- a CDS encoding hypothetical protein (NECATOR_CHRI.G1238.T3) — translation MTSRVLCFVLIAIVCIPLFLILNHSDHGSTISNYLQGNGHTEDEKNEKSYGVIMDAGSTGTRLFLYTWTSRSDKELINITPALDHLNNPVVKKVYPGLSSFQDRPHKAAEYVKPLLDYASQFIPHDKLPFTPLFLLATAGMRLVPEKEQNAILNDLHTKLPQMTSMQVMKEHIRVIEGKWEGIYSWVAVNYILDKFKAVNASISSRPETVGMIDMGGASMQIAFEMDPKDEFRSENVEHVNLGCRDDDDSYKYKLFVTTFLGYGVNEGLRRYEQELSDRLLHTKESYVRDECMPVNLQKVINRSDGTMFVRKGIGDWDGCVKQLAELLHKPSVHPKHICEPKCFFGSVAAPLVSLSKMRIYGFSEYWYSLDEVLSLGGQYSHSVIAEKSKQYCSQRWSQIQTAARRKLYPKSNEDRLKSQCFKSAWITAILHDGFEVDREHNNFQTAFTIAGQEVQWALGAMIYHMRYFPLRNSATNLVVNKHPHDTSLPSSFSLWLLMFAIWERNWMTIYLIVDGHLNILSKPENTDEKEKRNSIYVSIVKEFLDEMASRQPDLEIEVYWGNTSCVRSKISSDQIMSSLEDAISKNKGNLHLGHLFDEIRPNMNRDDAVVLLTDGSVFKADITSYPRGLMFSIVVDIGPTDSDQMAELNELSATCNSETQSEGNPKNWVLRYSEYSGVNALVAELMNSLLEPDFTTLYIGNLSASIKLHPSTEKHLPESIEVIGFVRSANMVNIPVDGVQFITPYPHSQRKMSAENRPPENEDSLDFVCTDEQDSEDLLGILGPALIEAESVALVLINEGDYGCITSEKVGDNFCLILNKLPEDLPDFIPNFSTLESGPDEQAGPLHFTTLQGTAPSYNPVVQSWVTEHGFNMDFQKMFRLLRKLPDRPHLFYQEVNRFRKYALAIGMDHVLHEAAKIIREEIVQLNATAQTHGAYVATAFEKENPRSIPEIVQWGA, via the exons ATGACTTCACGTGTACTTTGCTTTGTGCTTATTGCCATCGTCTGTATCCcgctatttttgattttaaatcaCTCCGACCATGGCAGTACGATTAGCAACTATCTGCAAGGAAACGGGCATACAGAAG atgaaaagaatgaaaaatcctATGGTGTTATTATGGATGCAGGTTCCACCGGCACGAGACTTTTCCTCTACACTTGGACTAGTCGATCAG ATAAGGAGCTTATCAATATAACTCCTGCTCTCGATCACCTAAATAATCCTGTTGTTAAAAAGGTCTATCCGGGACTGAGCTCATTTCAAGATCGCCCTCACAAAGCAGCTG AATACGTTAAACCACTGTTGGACTACGCATCACAGTTTATACCACACGATAAGTTACCATTTACACCATTGTTCCTGCTGGCAACAGCTGGAATGCGGCTTGTTCCCGAGAA GGAACAAAATGCTATTCTTAACGATCTTCACACTAAGCTTCCTCAAATGACTTCAATGCAG gTAATGAAAGAGCACATACGAGTGATTGAAGGCAAATGGGAAGGAATATACAGTTGGGTAGCGGTCAACTATATTTTAG ATAAGTTCAAAGCCGTGAATGCTTCTATTTCTTCGCGTCCTGAAACAGTGGGTATGATTGACATGGGTGGAGCTAGTATGCAAATCGCATTTGAAATGGACCCTAAAGACGAGTTCAGGAGCGAGAATGTAGAACAC GTCAATCTAGGTTGTCGTGATGATGATGATAGTTACAAATACAAGCTCTTTGTTACTACATTTCTAGGATATGGTGTGAACGAAG GTTTACGAAGGTACGAACAAGAGCTGAGCGATCGATTGCTACACACCAAAGAATCATACGTTCGGGATGAATGTATGCCGGTGAACCTTCAAAAAGTCATCAATAGAAGCGACGGGACTATGTTTGTTAGAAAG GGTATAGGAGACTGGGACGGATGTGTAAAACAATTGGCTGAGTTACTTCACAAACCTTCAGTCCATCCAAAGCATATCTGCGAGCCCAAATGCTTCTTTGGATCCGTGGCGGCTCCACTG GTCTCCCTGTCGAAAATGAGGATATATGGGTTTTCTGAGTACTGGTATTCTCTAGACGAAGTACTATCACTTGGGGGCCAGTACAGTCACTCAGTGATCGCCGAAAAGTCGAAGCAGTACTGCTCGCAGCGATGGTCGCAGATTCAG ACTGCAGCGCGACGGAAACTTTATCCAAAATCCAACGAGGACCGGTTGAAGAGTCAGTGCTTCAAATCTGCGTGGATAACGGCAATTCTTCACGATGGGTTCGAAGTAGATCGGGAACACAATAATTTTCAG ACTGCATTTACAATAGCAGGACAGGAAGTTCAGTGGGCGCTAGGAGCAATGATCTACCATATGCGATATTTCCCTCTCAGAAACAGTGCCACTAACCTGGTCGTTAACAA GCATCCGCACGACACATCGTTACCATCATCATTTTCCTTATGGTTGCTCATGTTTGCGAT CTGGGAACGGAATTG GATGACGATCTATTTGATTGTGGACGGACACCTGAACATCTTGTCTAAGCCGGAGAACACAgacgaaaaggagaaaagaaattctatcTATGTTTCAATTGTCAAGGAATTTCTTGATGAGATGGCAAGCCGGCAACCAGACCTTGAAATTGAAGTT TACTGGGGCAATACTAGTTGTGTCCGGTCGAAGATTTCGAGCGATCAAATTATGTCTTCTCTGGAAGATGCTATTTC aaaaaataaggGGAATCTCCATCTTGGACACCTATTTGACGAAATTCGTCCAAATATGAACCGTGATGATGCAGTGGTACTACTTACTGATGGTTCGGTTTTCAAG GCTGATATTACATCTTATCCGCGTGGTTTGATGTTCTCCATCGTCGTGGATATTGGACCAACTGATTCGGATCAAATGGCTGAACTAAACGAGCTTTCAGCAACTTGCAATAGTGAAACT CAGTCTGAGGGCAACCCAAAAAACTGGGTTTTACGATATTCTGAATACAGTGGTGTGAACGCTTTGGTTGCGGAATTGATGAATAGCCTGTTGGAGCCAGATTTCACCACTTTATACATTGGAAATCTTTCAGCGTCGATAAAG CTTCACCCATCCACCGAAAAACATCTCCCCGAGAGCATAGAAGTAATTGGATTTGTTCGATCAGCTAATATGGTGAATATCCCTGTTGATGGAGTGCAGTTCATCACGCCATATCCTCATTCACAGC gcAAAATGAGTGCTGAGAACCGTCCTCCAGAAAATGAGGATTCATTGGATTTTGTTTGCACCGACGAACAAGATAGCGAGGATCTTCTTGGGATATTAGGTCCTGCACTGATTGAAGCG GAGAGCGTGGCCTTGGTGCTCATCAATGAAGGGGACTACGGATGCATCACTTCTGAGAAAGTAGGAGATAACTTCTGCTTAATATTGAATAAG CTCCCAGAAGACCTGCCGGATTTTATTCCGAATTTTTCAACTCTAGAATCTGGTCCAGACGAGCAAGCAGGACCTTTACATTTCACTACATTACAAGGCACAGCCCCCAGTTATAACCCCGTTG TTCAATCATGGGTTACCGAACATGGGTTCAACATGGACTTCCAAAAAATGTTCAGATTGTTAAGGAAGCTACCTGACAGGCCGCATTTATTCTATCAG GAGGTAAACCGATTCCGTAAGTATGCTTTAGCTATCGGAATGGATCATGTACTGCATGAAGCAGCAAAAATTATTCGGGAGGAGATTGTTCAGCTGAATGCCACAGCCCAAACACATGGCGCATACGTGGCGACAGCATTTGAAAA AGAAAATCCAAGGTCCATCCCGGAAATAGTTCAATGGGGTGCATAA
- a CDS encoding hypothetical protein (NECATOR_CHRI.G1238.T2) → MTSRVLCFVLIAIVCIPLFLILNHSDHGSTISNYLQGNGHTEDEKNEKSYGVIMDAGSTGTRLFLYTWTSRSDKELINITPALDHLNNPVVKKVYPGLSSFQDRPHKAAEYVKPLLDYASQFIPHDKLPFTPLFLLATAGMRLVPEKEQNAILNDLHTKLPQMTSMQVMKEHIRVIEGKWEGIYSWVAVNYILDKFKAVNASISSRPETVGMIDMGGASMQIAFEMDPKDEFRSENVEHVNLGCRDDDDSYKYKLFVTTFLGYGVNEGLRRYEQELSDRLLHTKESYVRDECMPVNLQKVINRSDGTMFVRKGIGDWDGCVKQLAELLHKPSVHPKHICEPKCFFGSVAAPLVSLSKMRIYGFSEYWYSLDEVLSLGGQYSHSVIAEKSKQYCSQRWSQIQTAARRKLYPKSNEDRLKSQCFKSAWITAILHDGFEVDREHNNFQTAFTIAGQEVQWALGAMIYHMRYFPLRNSATNLVVNKHPHDTSLPSSFSLWLLMFAMLALVALFAFVTLKEDLSSSLRRNKSMWSYMMLNTSDSSSLSSFRSVSYA, encoded by the exons ATGACTTCACGTGTACTTTGCTTTGTGCTTATTGCCATCGTCTGTATCCcgctatttttgattttaaatcaCTCCGACCATGGCAGTACGATTAGCAACTATCTGCAAGGAAACGGGCATACAGAAG atgaaaagaatgaaaaatcctATGGTGTTATTATGGATGCAGGTTCCACCGGCACGAGACTTTTCCTCTACACTTGGACTAGTCGATCAG ATAAGGAGCTTATCAATATAACTCCTGCTCTCGATCACCTAAATAATCCTGTTGTTAAAAAGGTCTATCCGGGACTGAGCTCATTTCAAGATCGCCCTCACAAAGCAGCTG AATACGTTAAACCACTGTTGGACTACGCATCACAGTTTATACCACACGATAAGTTACCATTTACACCATTGTTCCTGCTGGCAACAGCTGGAATGCGGCTTGTTCCCGAGAA GGAACAAAATGCTATTCTTAACGATCTTCACACTAAGCTTCCTCAAATGACTTCAATGCAG gTAATGAAAGAGCACATACGAGTGATTGAAGGCAAATGGGAAGGAATATACAGTTGGGTAGCGGTCAACTATATTTTAG ATAAGTTCAAAGCCGTGAATGCTTCTATTTCTTCGCGTCCTGAAACAGTGGGTATGATTGACATGGGTGGAGCTAGTATGCAAATCGCATTTGAAATGGACCCTAAAGACGAGTTCAGGAGCGAGAATGTAGAACAC GTCAATCTAGGTTGTCGTGATGATGATGATAGTTACAAATACAAGCTCTTTGTTACTACATTTCTAGGATATGGTGTGAACGAAG GTTTACGAAGGTACGAACAAGAGCTGAGCGATCGATTGCTACACACCAAAGAATCATACGTTCGGGATGAATGTATGCCGGTGAACCTTCAAAAAGTCATCAATAGAAGCGACGGGACTATGTTTGTTAGAAAG GGTATAGGAGACTGGGACGGATGTGTAAAACAATTGGCTGAGTTACTTCACAAACCTTCAGTCCATCCAAAGCATATCTGCGAGCCCAAATGCTTCTTTGGATCCGTGGCGGCTCCACTG GTCTCCCTGTCGAAAATGAGGATATATGGGTTTTCTGAGTACTGGTATTCTCTAGACGAAGTACTATCACTTGGGGGCCAGTACAGTCACTCAGTGATCGCCGAAAAGTCGAAGCAGTACTGCTCGCAGCGATGGTCGCAGATTCAG ACTGCAGCGCGACGGAAACTTTATCCAAAATCCAACGAGGACCGGTTGAAGAGTCAGTGCTTCAAATCTGCGTGGATAACGGCAATTCTTCACGATGGGTTCGAAGTAGATCGGGAACACAATAATTTTCAG ACTGCATTTACAATAGCAGGACAGGAAGTTCAGTGGGCGCTAGGAGCAATGATCTACCATATGCGATATTTCCCTCTCAGAAACAGTGCCACTAACCTGGTCGTTAACAA GCATCCGCACGACACATCGTTACCATCATCATTTTCCTTATGGTTGCTCATGTTTGCGATGTTGGCATTAGTCGCATTGTTCGCATTTGTGACCCTCAAGGAGGATTTGTCCAGCAGCCTAAGGCGGAATAAATCTATGTGGAGTTATATGATGCTCAATACAAGTGATTCGTCGAGTCTTTCCTCCTTTCGTTCGGTTAGTTATGCGTAA